DNA from Diaphorobacter limosus:
GCCCGGCAGGCCCGTGCCGCTGGCCTGGTGGCAGGCGGCGCATTGCGCCGCATACAGCGCCTTGCCGTCCACGGCGCCGCCGGCCGCGGCCACGGGGCCGGAGAGCTCGGCGCGTGTGCGCTGGTCGCCAAACTGCGACAGGGTGAGCGGCTCGGTGGAGAGGATGTAGACCACCGCCCACACCACCATGCCGGCGGCCACCAGCAGTGCGGCCACGGGCATGGGGCGGACGGCTTCCTCGGGGTCTTCGTTCTCGCGCTGCTGTGCGCGTGTGACCGGGTCTTGGCTCATGGTCACAGTCCTTTCATGAAGCGGGCGTGGGCCTGGGGGCGGGCGCGACGGACGAGGTCTTGGCGCCGGTGGCCTCTTGCGGCTCGGGTGGCAGGATGGGGTAGTCGCGCTTGAGCGCCTGCAGGTAGCGCACCAGATCCAGCGCCTCGGGCGTGGGCACGACCACCTTGCCTGGCGGGGTGTAGCCGGGCGGCAGCTTGATGGCCTCCTCGCCCGGCTCCGCCTTGTCCTTGATGTCGAACAGATAGGGGTAGGGCGGCATGATGGAGCCTGGCACATAGGCGCGCGGCTGGTACAGGTGGCCCAGATGCCAGTCCTTGCTGGGCTGACGCACGCCGATGTTCATCAGATCGGGCCCGGTGCGCATGCTGCCCAGCAGGTGTGGCTTGTCGTAGTAATAGTCGCCGGGCACCGAGGCCCGACCCCAGCCGCGCTTGGCGTCGGGGGCAAAGCTTTCTGAGCGCGGCTGCTGGCTGTGGCAGTAGACGCAGCCATTGGCGATGTAGCTGGCGCGCCCGCGCAGCTCGGCGCTGGTATAGGGCTTGAGCCCTTCTGGCGCCTTCACGTCGCGCACCTGGACGTAGGGCAGTATGACCAGCGCCGAGACGGCGATGGCAAAGGTCACCATGGCCCCGGCGGTGAGTTTGGCTTCATTTTCCATGAGCTTGTCTCCCGGGCTTAAGGTTGTTGGGTGGCGAACAGCGCCGCGCCGGCGCGGTTCGGACCAAAGCGCATGGCCATGGCCAGGAAGTGGAAGACGAAGACCAGGTGGCTGGCCACCATCAGCGCGCCGCCCACGCTGCGCCACTGCAGCCAGGGAATGGTCACGGCGACCGAGTCCATGAAGGGTCGCGTTTCATCCAGCATGACCAGGCCCTGCAGCCAGCCGCCATAGGTCAGGCCGACGAAATAAATCATGATGCCGATGCTGGCCAGCCAGAAATGCCAGGAAATCAGCCGGGGGTATGGCCATTCCCAGTTCATGATGCGCGGCATCATGAAGTAGATGGCGCCAAACAGCACCATGGTGACAAAGCCGTAGGCGCCCAGGTGGGCGTGGGCCACGGTGAAGTGCGTGAAGTGCGCCACCTGCTGCACCGAGCGCAGCGCTTCGAACGAGCCCTGCAGCGACGACAGCAGGTACATGAAGCCGCCAAACATCATGAAGCGCAGTGTTGGCGAGTACATCCCCAGGCGCATGCGCCCGCGCATGGTCAGCCCCATGTTGATGGAAAACGCCAGCACCGGGATGATCATCATCATGCTCTGCACGATGGACAGCGTGATCAGCCAGCCCGGCACCGGCCCACCCACCAGGTGGTGGCCGCCGACCTGGGCGTAGAAGAAGGCCAGCGTCCAGAAGCCCAGGATGGACAGGTTGTAGGAGCGGATGGGCCGCGCAATGATCTTGGGCAGAAAGTAGTAGATGGCGCCCACCGCCACCGGCGTGAACCACAGGCCGAGCACGTTGTGGCCATACCACCAGTTCATCGCCGCCTGCTGCACGCCAAAGTGCACGCCGGGCATCTTGCCGACGATGAACAGCAGCGTGATCCACAACAGGCCGGCCGTGTGGTACCAGGTGGTCACATACAGCGACTCGACCTTGCGGTTGACCAGCGTATACATCACCGGGCCGATGATGCAGACCATGCCGGCGGCAAAGAAGATGCCGATCTGCCAGGGCATCTCCAGGTATTCCAGGCCGTCCGTCCAGCCCGCGCCAATGGCGCCGATGCCGCTGGCAATGGCCACGTTGACCAGCGCGCCGCCCATCATGATCCACATATTGCCGATCAGCGGCCGGCGCAGCAGGCGCGGCATGAGCCAGATGATGATGGCCAGCTCGGCGTTGGTGATCCAGCCGTAGAGCACCGCCGTCAGGTGCACCGTGCGCATGCGGCCGAAGGTCATCCAGGCCTCGCTGACCAGCCAGTCGGGCCAGTGCAGCTTGAGCGAAGCGGTAAGGCCCGCGATGCCGCCGAACAGCAGCCACATGCAGGCAAAGGCGATGAACATGAAGACCGGGAAGGCGCTGGAGCGGTCGGCCGCGATGCGGTCCTCGATCTCGTGCTCGTCGGGCAGGTGGCCCGAGTCGCCGGGCTCCGTGGCCGCGGCCTGGAAGCGTTGCTGGCCGGCGTGACCCAGGGCCGGGTCGTCGATATGGCCGATCTCGCCGCGCGCAAAAATGGCCGATGCTGCGCGTGGGTTCTCCACCAGCAGGCCCTTGCGCAGCGACCAGATGAAGACGAACAGTCCAATGATGGACAGCAGGAAGGCGCCCAACAGGCTCAATATCGCACTGTCCATGGTTGGTTCCCTTTCAGTTCTGGAGGCATGTCTTCTAACCCATGGGTTGATGTGACACAAGTGCCATACAGCGGCACCGTGTTATGACGAACGGCCGCGATCATAAAACCCATTTGAAATGAATGTTTATTCGTGCGCAAGCCCATGCTCCAAGCGTTGGTACATGGGGGCGACGCGCGGCACAGCGCCGTAGTGCGCTAGCGCGTCAGAAGGGTGATTGCGCGGACGGCGCCGCCGTGGGGCGCGCTGCTACTACGGGTATTGCAGCGCGGCCTGTTTCCAGGCGTGCGCGGCGGCGTCGGCGTCGGCGCGTTGCTCGGCCAGCTGGGCCAGGTGGCGCCAGGCACTGGCGCGCAGCGGGGCGTCGGCAAGCTGTTGCGCTGCCTGGGTGAACAGTTGCTGCGCCTTGCCCCACAGCTCGCGCTGCAGGCAGGCCATGGCCGACAGGTAGAGCAGGCGCGCATTGCGCGGATCCGCCCGCTGGGCTGATTCGATGCGCGCCAGCCAGTTGGCGTCCAGGCCGTCCAGGCTGGCCTGCAGCGCCTGCACCACCTTGAGTTGCTGCGCATCGGGCAGCTCGCCCATGCGCTCCCACACTGGCAGCAGCCAGGCGCGCACCTGGGCCGCGTCACCGTCCAGTTGCGCCAGGCGCTGGGCCGCATGCACGGCGATCTCCGGCATGGCGCGCTCGGCGCCTTCCAGCCCAAGCCAGATGCGCTGCAGCTGGGCTGGGTCATGTGCGCTGCCGATCAACTCGATGGCCAGGCCGCGCACTATGCTTTCAGCGGCCACCGGCGAGAACGCGTGGTGCTTGCCCAGCAGGCGTGCGGTCTCCAGGGCCTGCTCGGTCTGGTGCGACATGCGCGCGGCCTTGAGCCGGGCACGCAGCGCCAGGGTGCGCCGGGCCATTCCCGCGGGCAGGGTGGCCAGGCGCTCCAGCGCCATGCCGGCATCGCGTTCGTCCAGCGACCAGCGTGCGGCGCGCAGTTGCGCGCCCTCGCGCAGCTCCAGCATGGGGGCCGGCGCGCGTTCGGGAATCTGATCCAGCGCCTGCTGCAGATGTGCCTCGCGCGTGCTCTTGTCCTGCAGGGCGTGCGAGCTTTCGGCGGCCACCAGATGGGCCAGCGTGCGCAGTTGGGTGCCGTGGGGCAGGCGGTGCTTGGCGTCGTCCAGCGCGCCGGCCTGGGCGATGGCCGACTCTGCCGCCTTGCGCGCGCGCAGAAAGCGCCCGGCCAGCATTTGCGACAACGCATCCAGCAACGCACCGTGCATGGCCCGCTCCTTCTGCTGCAGGCGCCAGAGTCGCGCCCGCACCGGCATCTGCAACAGCTTGGACAGGCCGCGCAGCGCCGCATACAGCAGGGTAAAGCCGCCCAGCAGCAGCAGCACCACCATGTTCAGCGACAGATCCACGCGCCAGGGTGGCCAGAACACGGTGATCGTGCCCTGGTTGTTGCCCGCAAACAGCGCCACGGCGACGGCGGCGCCAAACAGTGCCAGGAACCAGAGTGCTGCGCGCATATGTCGGTGCTCAGCGGCCTGCCGCAGCGGTGGCCAGGGCGGCGAAGCTGTCGTCGAGCTGCGGCAGCTCGGCGGTTTTCATGTGGGACTGCAGTTGCTGCAATGCCGTGGCCGCGCCTTGCGTGCGCCGCGATGCGGGGTCGAAGTATTTGTTCAAGGCATTGATGGTCGCGGCGACATCGGCGCGCGCCGAGTCCATGCGCCGCGCCAGCAGGCCCAGGCGTGCGTTGAGCAGCTTGAGTTTGAGGTTTTCGCGCAGGAAGAAGGCCTGGTCGGGTGCAATCAGCATGGCTTCGGGGTGATCAACTCGGCTCACGCGCACCAGGCCGCGGGTTTCGTCACGCACGCCTTCCCAGGCGCGGCGCAGCGTGCTTTGCCACGGCGACTCGCTGGCGCTGCTGGCTGCTGCGGCGGGGGTGGGCGCGCTTTCAGCCTGACGACGCATCACGGCGGCCTGGGCCACCTGGTTGATCAGCGGCAGGTCGTCCACCTGGCGCACCAGGTCGTCGATGCGCACCAGCAGGCCCGCCGTGTCGGTGACGGAGGCATGCTCCAGCCGCTCCAGGTCATGGCCCATGGCCCGCAGCACCGGCGCCAGGCGCGGCTGGGCGGCGCGCTCGATGCGCTGGCTGGCGCTCTTGAGGGCCGCCACCAGCGGCTGCAGGCTGCCCGTCAGCTGCGCCTGCTGCTGCGCCAGGCGCAGGCCGGCATCTATGTCCACCACCAGGTTTTCGTCGCGTGAGCGCGACAGACTTTGCATGAGTTCTTCCAGCTGACCGCGCTGCAGTGCCACCTCGCCCACGCGCGCCTCTGTGACGGCCAACCGTGCCGAGGTTTCACGTGCCACATCCTGCGCCTGCTGGGCGATGGTGCGTGCCTCCACCGCCTGCGTGCCGGAGTCGGCCGACTGCCGCGCCAGCTGCTCCTGCATATTGGTCACGCGCTGCCACAACAGCACCGAGCTGACCAGCGCGGCGATGGTGAGGATGGCCAGCGCATACAGCGCCACGCCGCCGCTGTGGCCCATGGTTGGGGCCGGCTGTGGGGCTGCCGCTGCGGCAATGGACGGCTCGGGGGCGGACTCAGTGCTCATGAAGCGATTCTATCGACGCGGCTACCTCATTGAATGCCGGGCGACATTCATTGACGCTGCCAAATCCGGCCGCCTGCGCCGCCTGCGCAATGCGCGGGTGCGTGGCCAGTGCGCGGGCCTGGCCCCAGTGCTGGCCGGGCAGGGCGGCGGCCAGGTGCGCCACGGCCTCAGAGCTGCTCAGCAGCCAGACAGAGCCGTCAGTGGCCGCCTGGCGCGCCAGCGCCTGCTGGTCGGCATCGAATTGCGGCGCGCCGCGTTCATAGGCGGCAACAAAGTCCACCGTACCCCCGGCGGCGGCGATCTGCCGCGACAGCCACTCGCGGCCGCTGCCGCCTTCGGCGCCAGGTGTGGTGCCGCCACGCACGATGAGCACGCGGTCGCCCGGGCCGATCTGCGGCGCCACGACCTGCCACAGCGCCTCGGAGTCGAACTGCGCGGCATCGGCAGCGGGTGCGTCGATGTGCTGCGTCGGCAGGCCCGCCTGGCGCAGCGCTGCCACGGTGCCGGGGCCGGGTGCCCAAGCTCTTGTTTTTGTAGCTGTTTGCGCTTGTCCCATAAGCGCTATAGGCAGATTTGAATCAAAAAAATACTGAACGGCATTGCCACTCACAAACATCACCGCGCGGTAGCTGGGCAAGCGCTGGCGCGCGCCGTGCAGCGCCTGGAGCAGCAAGGGCGTGCTGACTGGGTGGATGGCGATCAGCGGCAGGGCGCAGGCCGCAATGCCGCGCGCCTGCAGGTCGGCCACCCATTGCGCGGCCTCGCGCGCGGGGCGGGTGACGATGGCGCGCGGCGCCATGCTCAGCAGGCCGCCACGGCGCCGGCCGCGCGCAGCCTGGCGGCCACGGCCAGACCCAGGGCGTCGGCTTCGTCCAGCGTGCGCACACAGGCCTCGCCCTCGGCGCGCACCAGGGGCAACTGGCCCTCCATGTCGCCCCAGGCGGCCTGCAGGCGCAGCTGGTCGCCGCTCCACTGGCCATGCGCGGCCAGGGGCATGGAGCAGCTGCCGCCCATGGCGCGGCTCACGGCGCGCTCGGCGGTCACGGTGAGCCAGCTGCGCTCATGGGCCAGTGGCGCCAGCGCGTCGCGCAGATCCTGGCGGTCGCTGCGTATCTCTAACCCCAAGGCGCCCTGGCCGGCGGCGGGCAGCATCTGGTCGGGTTCAAACACGCTGCGGATGCGCTCGTGCAGGCCCAGGCGCTTCAGGCCGGCGGCGGCGAGCACGATGGCGGCGTACTGGCCCTCGTCGAGCTTGCGCAGCCGTGTCTGCACGTTGCCGCGCAGCGGCTCTATCTGCAAATCGGGGCGCAGCGCCTGCAGCAGCACCTGGCGGCGCAGGCTGGAGGTGCCGACCACGGCGCCCTGGGGCAGCTCATCGAGCGTTGCGTAGTGGGGCGAAACAAAGGCGTCGCGCGGGTCTTCGCGCTCCATCACGCAGGCCAGGGAAAAGCCGGTGGGCAGCTCCATCGGCACATCCTTGAGCGAATGCACGGCGATGTCGGCCCGGCCTTCCTCCAGCGCCACCTCCAGCTCCTTGACGAACAAGCCCTTGCCGCCGACCTTGGACAGCGTGCGATCGAGGATCTGGTCGCCGCGCGTGGTCATGCCCAGCAGGCTCACGCTGTGGCCGCGCGCGGTGAGCAGGGCCTGCACATGCTCGGCCTGCCACAGGGCAAGCTGGCTTTCGCGCGTGGCGATGACGATGGGGGGGAGGGCGCGGGCAGTGGTCATGGGGAGAGTTTTTTCGGGCCCCGTGGACACGGCTTGGGGCAGCAGGGGATGCTAGCATGCTGCGCTGCAGCACCCGCCATACCCACAGGCGCATCAGGAGACACCCGCGCATGACCGCTCCCGCACGCAAGACAGTAGAAGCCGCGCCTGCCGCAGCCCCGGCACGCAAGATCGACAAGGATCTGCCGCTGATCCAGGACATTCGCCTGCTTGGGCGCATCCTGGGCGACGTGATCCGCGAGCAGGAGGGCGTGGCCGCCTACGAGGTGGTGGAGCAGGTGCGCAAGCTCTCGGTGGCCTTTCGGCGCGACGCCGACCAGGAGGCGGATCGCGCGCTGAAAAAACTGCTCAAGAGCCTGACGGGCGACCAGACGGTGAGCGTGATCCGCGCCTTCACCTATTTCAGTCACCTGGCGAACCTGGCCGAGGATCGGCACCATATCCGCCGCCGGGCCGTGCATGAGCGCGCCGGCAGCAGCCAGGAGGGCAGCATCGAGGTGGCGCTGGCGCGCCTGCGCTGGGCCGGCATTGCGCCGCGCACCGTGGCCCAGACCCTGGCCACCAGCTATGTGGCACCGGTGCTCACGGCCCACCCCACCGAGGTGCAGCGCAAGAGCATCCTGGACGCCGAGCGCGAGATCGCCCAGCTGCTCACCCAGCGCGACGACATACAGGCGCGCGCCCAGCTCTACAACAGCGCCAAGGACGCGCTCACGCCGCGTGAGCTGGCTGCGAACGAGGCCCAGCTGCGCGCCCGCGTGGCCCAGCTGTGGCAGACGCGGCTGCTGCGCTACTCCAAGCTCACGGTGGCCGACGAGATCGAGAACGCGCTGTCGTACTACGAGTCCACCTTTCTGCGTGAGATACCGCGCATCTACGCCGACCTGGAGCGCGAGCTGGGCGGCAACCAGGCCGTGGCCAGCTTTCTGCGCATGGGCCAGTGGATAGGCGGCGACCGCGACGGCAACCCCAATGTCAGCGCCGACACCCTGGCCCTGGCCCTGCGCCGCCAGGCCGAGGTGGTGCTGCGCCACCACCTGACCGAGGTGCACAACCTGGGCCGCGAGCTGTCGCTGTCCAGCAACCTGGTGCAGGTCACGCCCGAGATGCGTGCCCTGGCCGAGCGCTCACCCGACACCAGCGAACACCGCAGCGACGAGCCCTACCGCCGTGCGCTTACCGGGATCTATGCGCGCCTGGCCGCCACGCTCACCGACCTGACCGGCGGCAAGGCCGCGCTGCACGCCGTGGCACCGCAAAACCCCTATGCCAGCGCAGCGGAGTTTTTGGCCGATCTGCGCGTCATCGAGGCCTCGCTGCAATCGCACCGCGGCGCGGTGCTCACGGCCGAGCGCCTGCACCCCCTGATGCGTGCCGTGGAGGTGTTCGGCTTTCACCTGGCAACGGTGGACTTGCGCCAAAGCTCGGATCAGCACGAGAAGGTGGTGGCCGAGCTGCTGGCCAAGGCGCGCGTGCATGCCGACTATGCCGCCCTGCCCGAGGCCGAGCGCCGTGCGCTGCTGATGACGCTGCTGTGCGATGCGCGGCCGCTGCGCGTGGTGGGCGCGCAATATTCCGAGCTGGCGACAAGTGAGATCGCCATCTTCGAGACCGCGCGGCAGATGCGCGAGCGCTATGGTGCCGACGCGATCCGTCATTACATTATCAGCCACACCGAGACCGTGAGCGACCTGCTGGAGGTGCTGCTTTTGCAAAAAGAGGTGGGCCTGATGCAGGGCCAGCTGGATGCCGGCGCGCGCGCCGACCTGATCGTCGTGCCGCTGTTTGAGACCATAGAAGATCTGCGCAATGCCGCGCCCATCATGCGCGAGTTCTACCAACTGCCGGGCATCGCGCAGCTGGTGCGCGCGGGCGGCGGCGAGCAGGACATCATGCTGGGCTACAGCGACAGCAACAAGGACGGCGGCATCTTCACCAGCAACTGGGAGCTGTACCGCGCCGAGATCGCGCTGGTGGCGCTGTTCGACGAGCTGAACGCCGGCCAGGCCGGTGCGCCGATACGCCTGCGCATGTTCCACGGCCGTGGCGGCACCGTGGGCCGCGGCGGCGGCCCCAGCTACCAGGCCATCCTGGCGCAGCCGCCGGGCACCGTGCGCGGCCAGATCCGGCTGACGGAGCAGGGCGAGGTGATTGCCAGCAAATACGCCAACCCTGAAATCGGCCGGCGCAACCTCGAGACCCTGGTCGCCGCCACGCTGGAGGCCACGCTGCTGCAGCCCACCAAACCGGCCACCAAGGCCTTCCTGGAGGCGGCCGGACAGTTGTCGCAGGCCAGCATGGCGGCGTATCGCGCGCTGGTGTATGAGACGCCCGGCTTCACCGACTATTTCTTCAACTCCACGCCGATACGCGAGATCGCCCAGCTCAACATCGGCTCGCGTCCCGCGTCGCGCAAGGCCAACCAGAAAATTGAGGACTTGCGCGCCATCCCCTGGGGCTTCAGCTGGGGCCAGTGCCGCCTGACGCTGCCGGGCTGGTTCGGCTTTGGCGCGGCGGTGCAGGCCTTCATGAACGAGCCGGACAAGGAGCCGAAGGCGCAGCTGGCACTGCTGCAGAAGATGTACCGGCAGTGGCCGTTCTTTCGCACGTTGCTGTCCAACATGGACATGGTGCTGGCCAAGAGCGACCTGGCGCTGGCTTCGCGCTACAGCGAGCTGGTGCCCGACGCGCGCCTGCGCAAGAAGGTGTTCGCGGCCATAGAGCAGGAATGGCAGCGCACGGCCGAGGCACTGACCCGCATCACCGGCGAAAAGCAGCGCCTGGCGGCCAACACGGCGCTGGCACGCTCGATACGCCACCGCTTTCCGTACATCGACCCGCTGCACCACCTGCAGGTCGAGCTGATACGCCGCTGGCGCACCGGCCAGGGCGACGAGCGGGTGCAGACGGGCATCCACATCTGCATCAACGGCATTGCGGCGGGGTTGCGCAATACCGGGTGAGCTTGCGCACCATCAGCAAACCGGCCGCGCAAGGCCCTTGTTGGTTGCGTCCACGGTGCCCAGCAGGTTCTTCCAATAGCTGGGCAGGGCAGACCAGGGGCTGCCGATGGCCTGGTCGGTGACGTACACCAGGCCCGTGTTCATGCGCGGCCGGTTGGCGTCGGTCACCAGCTTCTGCATTTCGGAACAGGTGCTGGCGGTATGCACGAGCATGCCCTGGGCGGTGTTCTGCCTGTCGTAGACCCAGGTGTTGGCGGGCTGGGGGTCGGCGCCTTGGTAGCTGGTGGCGGGCCCGGTGTAGGTCACCAACATGTCGGCCAGGCCGGCATAGCTGGGGGCCGGGTAGGCGCCGGGGTTACCGATGACCTTCAGCCCCTTGTCATTGGCGTAGGCGTAGATGCCCTGGAAAAAGGCCCTGCGGCTGTCATCGGTGGCCATGCCGTCCAGAAAAATGCCGTCAAGTTGCCCGGGGTAGAGGGCGATGTACCTGTCGATGGTGACGGAGACGTCGGTGCTTGAAATCGCCGCATTGGCACCGCCGCCGGTGGCCACGTAGCCAAACACCTTGGCGCGGGGTTGCGCGGTCTTGAGCGCGGTGATGGCCGTGATGAGCTTGTCGTCGGCCTTGGTGATGGCGGCGGTCATGGTGCCGTTGCTGGCGTTGTCCGGCTTCACGATGACATTCATCGCCACATCGGGGTAGCTGGTGGCGCCGTCGGTGAGTGCCGTCCAGGCTGCCGCATTGGAGCCGGCGCTGAAGTAGGCGGGCACCAGCAGTTCCAGCCTGTTGGGCACGGCGCGCACATAGCCGGCAAAGGTGGCGGCGGCGGTGTTGTTGGCCGCGGCCGTGGCCGTGATGCGCACGGCGCCTGTGGGCGTCGCGGTGGGGATGCTGAGCGACGTGGCTGCCAGCCCGCTGCTGTTCGTGGCGACCTGCACCGGGCTGACGCTGCCGGCGGTGGTCGTGAACGTAACCGTGAGGTTGTTGGCGTTGCTGCCATCGAGGCCTGCCTGGACGTTCAGTGCGCTGCTCAATGTGCCCCTGTCGAAAACGTTCGCTTGGGCGTTGGTGATGAAGCTCAAGCTGACGATGCCCGACGGCGGTGGGGGTGCTGGCGTGGTTGGGGCGGTGGATTTCTCCGTCCCGCCGCCGCAGCCCGCCAAGGCGGCAGTCAAGGCCAGCAGAGACGCGATGTGCGATGTGGTGTGCATGGTGGTCATGAGGAGGAAGGTGGATTCCCGCGGTGTTGCATTCATGTTGCTGTTGTGACCGCATGCTAATAGTGCTTGAGGCATCGAAACCGCCGCTTTGAACGGGAAACCCGGCGTTGTTGTGTCGATTGCCCCGGGACTCCATCCCTATCATCGGGATCATGTTTTCATCCATCCACCGCGCCTCGGTTCATGCGGCTGTGCTGGCGGCGACTCTGCTGGCCGGTTGCAGCAACCTGGACGTCCCGCGCGCCGACAACTACCCGGCCACCGGGCAGAAGAAAGCGCGTGCCGTGCATCATTGGGATGTGCTGGCCGACGACGTGGCCGCACGCGTGGCAGAGAAGACGGCCGCCTGGCCCGAGGGTGGACAGCCCATCCATGTCACGGTAGCCGACAACTCCAGTTTCAACCAGGGCTTTCTTAAGCTTCTGCGGGTGCGCCTGCTCAATAAGGGGGTGGCACTGTCCACCGGGCCGTCGGCGCTGGAGCTGGAGGTTCAGACGCAATTGGTGCAGCACCAGGCAGGGGTTCCAAGCAACCTGCCTATTCCAACGCCCTGGACTCTGCTGGGCAGCGGCGTAGGTGTGTGGCGTGATTGGGAAACGCATTACTCCGATCGTGTCTTGCTGCCAGGCGTGGCCACCGCCATCGGCCTGGGGGCGGGTCTGGCCATGGATCTGGCCCAGCGCCACACCCAGGGCGCCGCGGCGGGCGGCCCCACGCGCACCGAGGTGCTCATCACCACCACCCTCAAGACCCAGGATCGCTATCTGGCGGGGTCGGCAGACATGTACTACATCGAACGTGCGGATGCGGCGCTCTACCAGCCCGAGCTGCCGCCGCCGGCGCCTGCGCCGCTGCGCACCTGGAAGGTGGTGGCGCCATGAAACGCCGTGCGGCCCTGGCTGCCGCTGTGCTGGCATGCGCCTGCGCGTTGCAGGGTTGCGCGCAGTATTACTACGGCGACCGGTCCGCAGTGGCGCCGGTTGACCTGGTGGCCAGCAATCATGGGGCTGCCGATGCCTTGCTGGAGCAGGTGGCGCTGAATGCCGAGCAGCCCGTGCTCGTGTCCACCGTGGTGCAACTCGATCGGCTGGGCGAATCCTCGCGCCTGGGGCGTTTGATCTCCGAGCAGCTGGCCGGCCGCCTGGCCCGGCGCGGCCTGCGCGTGACCGAGCTGCGCCTGCGCGAGACGCTGGCCCTGCGGCCACGCCAGGGTGAGTTGCTGCTCTCGCGCGAGGTGGGCGAGGTCAGCCAGGCGCAGGCCGCCCAGGCCGTGCTGGTGGGAACCTATGCGGCCGCCTCTCAGGCGGTATACGTGAGCCTCAAGCTCGTGAGCCCGCATGGCAATGCCGTGCTGGCGGCGCATGACTATGCGCTGCCCATGGATGGGAATGTGCGCGGTCTGCTGGTCGGGGAATATTGAAGCGATCGTCGGCAGGCCTTGGATGCATGGGGCAAGGCCGCCACGGCTGCAAACGGCGCTATGATCGCGCGCATTGGTCGGGAGAGACCGCTGGGCATCCCAACCCAGTGGCGCCGAAGGAGCAACCGCCCCGGAAACTCTCAGGCAAAAGGACCGGCCAGTTCATGACACTCTGAAGAGCGGGCGGATTCGTCATCCTCCCCACCGCAGGAGCAAGCACCCCGCAGCGGCGCGGGTGCGAATCTCTCAGGTTCCAAACAGAGGGGGCGTGCGGCATGCATGTTGCCGT
Protein-coding regions in this window:
- the ppc gene encoding phosphoenolpyruvate carboxylase yields the protein MTAPARKTVEAAPAAAPARKIDKDLPLIQDIRLLGRILGDVIREQEGVAAYEVVEQVRKLSVAFRRDADQEADRALKKLLKSLTGDQTVSVIRAFTYFSHLANLAEDRHHIRRRAVHERAGSSQEGSIEVALARLRWAGIAPRTVAQTLATSYVAPVLTAHPTEVQRKSILDAEREIAQLLTQRDDIQARAQLYNSAKDALTPRELAANEAQLRARVAQLWQTRLLRYSKLTVADEIENALSYYESTFLREIPRIYADLERELGGNQAVASFLRMGQWIGGDRDGNPNVSADTLALALRRQAEVVLRHHLTEVHNLGRELSLSSNLVQVTPEMRALAERSPDTSEHRSDEPYRRALTGIYARLAATLTDLTGGKAALHAVAPQNPYASAAEFLADLRVIEASLQSHRGAVLTAERLHPLMRAVEVFGFHLATVDLRQSSDQHEKVVAELLAKARVHADYAALPEAERRALLMTLLCDARPLRVVGAQYSELATSEIAIFETARQMRERYGADAIRHYIISHTETVSDLLEVLLLQKEVGLMQGQLDAGARADLIVVPLFETIEDLRNAAPIMREFYQLPGIAQLVRAGGGEQDIMLGYSDSNKDGGIFTSNWELYRAEIALVALFDELNAGQAGAPIRLRMFHGRGGTVGRGGGPSYQAILAQPPGTVRGQIRLTEQGEVIASKYANPEIGRRNLETLVAATLEATLLQPTKPATKAFLEAAGQLSQASMAAYRALVYETPGFTDYFFNSTPIREIAQLNIGSRPASRKANQKIEDLRAIPWGFSWGQCRLTLPGWFGFGAAVQAFMNEPDKEPKAQLALLQKMYRQWPFFRTLLSNMDMVLAKSDLALASRYSELVPDARLRKKVFAAIEQEWQRTAEALTRITGEKQRLAANTALARSIRHRFPYIDPLHHLQVELIRRWRTGQGDERVQTGIHICINGIAAGLRNTG
- a CDS encoding spherulation-specific family 4 protein; the encoded protein is MHTTSHIASLLALTAALAGCGGGTEKSTAPTTPAPPPPSGIVSLSFITNAQANVFDRGTLSSALNVQAGLDGSNANNLTVTFTTTAGSVSPVQVATNSSGLAATSLSIPTATPTGAVRITATAAANNTAAATFAGYVRAVPNRLELLVPAYFSAGSNAAAWTALTDGATSYPDVAMNVIVKPDNASNGTMTAAITKADDKLITAITALKTAQPRAKVFGYVATGGGANAAISSTDVSVTIDRYIALYPGQLDGIFLDGMATDDSRRAFFQGIYAYANDKGLKVIGNPGAYPAPSYAGLADMLVTYTGPATSYQGADPQPANTWVYDRQNTAQGMLVHTASTCSEMQKLVTDANRPRMNTGLVYVTDQAIGSPWSALPSYWKNLLGTVDATNKGLARPVC
- a CDS encoding FlgO family outer membrane protein, with product MKRRAALAAAVLACACALQGCAQYYYGDRSAVAPVDLVASNHGAADALLEQVALNAEQPVLVSTVVQLDRLGESSRLGRLISEQLAGRLARRGLRVTELRLRETLALRPRQGELLLSREVGEVSQAQAAQAVLVGTYAAASQAVYVSLKLVSPHGNAVLAAHDYALPMDGNVRGLLVGEY